A stretch of Oreochromis aureus strain Israel breed Guangdong linkage group 11, ZZ_aureus, whole genome shotgun sequence DNA encodes these proteins:
- the macc1 gene encoding metastasis-associated in colon cancer protein 1, producing the protein MAAERTRSFRRVGSLMRSKSEGTLIDLTDSAPPSNNLNGGLVSGQTQNSDWTFLQSNISLSSQTKNPFWNKISASNPFLEDIVHIGTDKHSFDSSDLQEDHKGHQYTSNDDAISTSSDEGNVSNFLESRQNISNKSGRWRSTSHIMDDIERKVPRQENAFAPAVPVLSPDFEWLKNDREAYKMAWLSHRQLTRSCLDLNVISQSPGWAQTQATNFQVICKIGHAGGSVQLPESGITIHIPEGHVPPGEVQEVTLKAVLNPPPGLNNNYMTTMSPLVEVVLSNINTKETLSLEMKLSGEVKSDDSSQVMTTLYGLVSNKRTGPYNRLNDCYVQKNTMQLKLQDLKTHFFVIAVAEASVLQSPATSVWDYLDRKITVAVYGPRYIHPSFKIVIVVCCHEDVPPKLPFSDICRGNKYLPPVVLQLWGKHCFKPDKLSNLHVEVGITDSMFKIKAEDKVKEVRESQLKIGTVLHLPVALSSSSNTDMTPFKLDLQVKESNSSAIADFQVPSPPAAPIRSEKRATRQIERPVKMTKPIPITEECHSNLPEFTDRPVNMQCYGVALKSVFRQPRVEYLLEYFKGDTVALLSRDPVKSVGNSKVKEWYIGFLRGKTGLIHCKNIKLITRDQVIDFYDIEVTTEVLLENMTLPFKKLTYMYSAIQTLVTEHITSWRCLADALGYSKLPQDALIRRHAETEPDKVACILEKLKEDCHTVRGRKFLHELIVGLLRMDSVSLVAQLIQNTVILSTAVELGIRWRELAEKLGKFSSTQIARYEAPHRGKNGEVGPQSMWKPAYDFLYSWSLRYGDSYKDLIQDLHLALDKMKNPATRHWRHLTGVLITVNCLDVFRASAYPKA; encoded by the exons ATGGCAGCTGAAAGAACCAGGTCCTTCCGTCGTGTTGGGAGTCTCATGCGGAGTAAATCCGAGGGCACCCTGATTGATCTGACTGACAGCGCCCCACCCAGCAATAACTTGAATG GTGGGCTCGTGTCAGGACAGACACAAAACTCTGACTGGACATTTTTGCAGTCAAACATTTCACTTTCATCTCAGACTAAAAATCCTTTTTGGAACAAGATATCTGCGTCAAACCCTTTCTTAGAAGATATTGTACACATCGGCACAGACAAGCATAGTTTTGACTCATCAGATTTACAAGAAGACCATAAAGGGCATCAGTACACAAGTAACGACGATGCCATCAGCACTTCTTCCGATGAAGGCAACGTGAGCAACTTTCTGGAGAGCAGACAGAACATCAGCAACAAGTCTGGGAGATGGAGGAGTACTTCACACATCATGGATGATATAGAAAGAAAGGTGCCGAGACAGGAGAACGCCTTCGCACCAGCCGTGCCGGTGCTGAGTCCAGATTTTGAGTGGCTAAAGAATGACAGAGAGGCCTATAAAATGGCTTGGCTGAGCCATAGGCAGCTAACACGCTCATGCCTGGACCTGAATGTGATTAGCCAGAGCCCTGGATGGGCTCAGACCCAGGCCACTAACTTTCAAGTTATCTGCAAGATTGGCCATGCTGGCGGCTCAGTACAGCTTCCGGAGTCTGGTATTACCATCCATATACCAGAAGGACATGTTCCTCCTGGAGAAGTCCAGGAAGTTACACTCAAAGCAGTGCTAAATCCTCCCCCTGGACTCAACAACAACTACATGACAACCATGAGTCCCCTCGTTGAGGTGGTTCTCAGCAACATTAACACAAAGGAAACTTTGTCCCTTGAGATGAAACTGTCAGGAGAGGTGAAGAGTGATGATTCAAGTCAGGTGATGACCACTTTATACGGGCTGGTGTCCAACAAAAGAACAGGCCCTTACAACAGATTGAATGACTGTTACGTTCAGAAGAATACGATGCAGTTGAAGCTCCAGGATCTGAAGACACACTTTTTTGTGATTGCAGTTGCAGAGGCCTCTGTACTGCAGTCTCCGGCTACATCAGTCTGGGATTACCTTGACCGCAAAATCACAGTAGCAGTTTATGGTCCCAGATACATCCACCCATCATTTAAGATCGTGATAGTTGTCTGTTGCCATGAGGACGTTCCACCAAAGCTCCCATTTTCTGATATCTGCAGAGGCAACAAATACCTGCCTCCGGTTGTGCTGCAACTTTGGGGAAAACATTGCTTTAAACCAGACAAGCTCAGCAACCTTCATGTTGAAGTTGGCATTACTGACTCGATGTTTAAAATCAAGGCTGAAGACAAAGTGAAAGAAGTGAGAGAAAGTCAGCTGAAAATAGGGACAGTTTTGCATCTGCCAGTTGCATTATCTAGTTCTAGTAATACAGACATGACCCCTTTTAAACTAGATTTACAAGTGAAGGAATCAAACAGTTCAGCTATTGCAGATTTTCAGGTGCCTTCCCCTCCTGCTGCACCCATCAGATCAGAAAAGCGAGCGACCAGACAGATAGAAAGGCCGGTCAAAATGACAAAACCTATTCCCATCACTGAGGAATGTCATTCAAATTTACCAGAATTCACAGACAGGCCCGTGAACATGCAGTGCTACGGTGTGGCCCTAAAGTCTGTCTTCCGTCAGCCACGTGTAGAATATCTCCTGGAGTACTTCAAGGGTGACACGGTGGCTCTCCTTTCCAGAGATCCAGTTAAGTCTGTGGGAAACTCAAAAGTCAAAGAGTGGTATATTGGATTCCTCCGAGGGAAGACTGGTTTGATTCActgcaaaaacataaaactcATAACTAGGGACCAGGTGATTGACTTCTATGACATTGAAGTGACCACAGAAGTCCTTCTGGAGAACATGACACTGCCCTTTAAGAAACTTACTTACATGTACTCTGCCATCCAGACACTGGTCACTGAGCACATTACCAGCTGGAGATGTCTTGCAGATGCTTTAGGGTATAGCAAGCTGCCTCAGGATGCACTCATACGGAGGCATGCTGAAACTGAGCCTGATAAAGTGGCGTGCATTCTGGAAAAGCTGAAGGAAGACTGCCACACTGTGAGGGGCAGGAAGTTTCTGCATGAACTCATCGTT GGCCTGCTGAGGATGGATTCAGTGAGTCTCGTGGCCCAGCTCATACAGAACACCGTCATTCTGTCCACTGCCGTGGAGCTGGGAATTCGATGGCGGGAGCTCGCTGAGAAATTGGGAAAGTTCTCAAGCACACAAATAGCTAGGTATGAAGCACCACATCGAGGGAAGAATGGTGAAGTCGGTCCCCAG TCAATGTGGAAGCCTGCCTATGACTTTCTGTACTCCTGGAGTCTTCGCTATGGAGATAGCTACAAGGACCTAATCCAGGATCTGCACCTGGCCCtggacaaaatgaaaaaccctgCCACGAGACATTGGAGGCACCTGACCGGTGTGCTCATCACAGTGAACTGCCTCGATGTCTTTCGAGCCTCTGCTTACCCAAAAGCCTAA